In the genome of Phocoena sinus isolate mPhoSin1 chromosome 15, mPhoSin1.pri, whole genome shotgun sequence, the window CTACCCCCTGAGAATCTCAAGGATTCGTGTTAACAAGCAAATAGTCATTACTCCATTTTAAAAGTGCTTCTGGAATAGTCTGCCATCAAGTGGAGCAGCCAGCAGGAAGGAGGTGTGATTCCCAAAGCCCCAGGAATCCTAggatggggcaggggggaggAGGTGTCAGTGGGGACCGGCGGCGGGTGCCTGGGTCAGCACATCCCGTGCTGGGCCGGGATGTGCCGAGGAGCTGGCCTGTCCTCCACGGGACTTCTGGGGGCTCCGGAGAGCTACTCCCTGTTCTCATTCCAGTGAAGCAGAGCCTCCTCCAGTCACCTGGGACACCAGCCACCCTCTGCCGGCCAGGGCAGCGGGTCCTCTGACTGGACGACAGGTGCGGGGTCGGGGAGGAGGGCTCCAGCTGCCGCTCTGCTTGTAGAACTTTCTGGTTACTTGGGAGAACTATGCAGAAATCGGACCAGAGAACTCCACGTTTGCCCCCGCTCTTGCTTTCCTTCACAGCCTTTCTGCTCTCGGGCCCAGTTCTGACTAGAACCCCTGGGTGAGTCTCTCTGCAAGGAGACGTCTTCCCAGAACTGCTGACCCCAGGTCTAAACCCGGCCCTGGGCAGCTTTCCTGAACCCCGCCCCCCCCAAGGGGAGGCCCTGCTGCTACTTAAACTCCTCCCAGGGGTTCCGGCCATCACACGGAGGCACGTTTTCAGTAAGGGTCTCCCCGCTGTAGCCAGCTCCCCTCTGAGAGCCCCAGGAAACGGTGGGGACTGAGGGGGCCAGACCCCTTTGGGCTCAGGGGTAGGGGCAGGGCGGGAGTCCTGGGGGTCATCCAGGTGGGTCATTAGCACGCCTGTAGCCCTGAGCTCGTGGCTGCTGCCCCTTAAAGCTTGCTCACTTGGCGCTGTGCTGTCCGTGCTGTCAGTGTCCTGTGTAAGCATTATTGCCAGTGGGACAGGGACCTGTTCCTCAGGCTGAGTGCCTTGAAGTGGGCCACTCTTCAAGGTGCAGTGGAGGGGTTGCTGAGAAGATTGCTGTCACCTAACTTGAATCCAGATCAGTTGCAAGTGGTCCTTTTGTTTGGAGTGGCCCCTGGGTCGTCTGGGCATCGCCGTCTCTGTCCTGGCTGGGCCCGCTGGGAGGGGAGCCGGTGCTGCACAGGCCTATTCCCCACCAGCCTGCGCTGAAGTGGGTGCGCTTGACGTGGCAGCGCTTCCTCCGTGTTGGGACACGTCTAACTCATCACGTGCTTGTTTTCGCAGAGTAACAGTTACCCCTCCATGGCCGACCCCTACCTGTCCAGCTATTACCCACCATCCATCGGATTTCCCTATTCCCTCAATGAAGCGCCATGGTCTACCGGAGGGGATCCTCCAATCCCATACCTCACCACCTACGGACAGCTCAGTAACGGAGACCATCATTTTATGCACGATGCTGTTTTCGGGCAGCCTGGGGGCCTGGGGAACAGCATCTATCAGCACAGGTTTAACTTTTTCCCCGAAAACCCCGCCTTCTCGGCCTGGGGGGCGAGTGGGTCTCAGGGGCAGCAGGCTCAGAGTTCAGCTTATGGGAACAGCTACACCTACCCGCCGAGCTCCCTGGGCGGCACGATCGTGGACGGACAGACGGGCTTTCACAGCGACACCCTCAACAAGGCCCCTGGAATGAATAGCCTGGAGCAGGGCATGGTGGGCCTCAAGATCGGGGATGTCACCACCTCTGCAGTCAAGACGGTGGGATCGGTCGTCAGCAGCGTGGCGATGACGGGCATCCTTTCCGGCAGCGGCGGGACGAACGTGACCATGCCGGTGTCGAAGCCGACCTCGTGGGCAGCCATCGCCAGCAAGCCCGCCAAACTGCAGCCGAAGATGAAGGCGAAGAGCGGGCCCGCCGTCGGGGGCGTGCTGCCCCCTCCGCCCATAAAGCATAACATGGACATTGGCACCTGGGACAACAAGGGGCCCATGCCCAAGGCCCCGGCTCCGCAGCCCCAGCCGGCCCCCCAGGcggccccccagccccagccggcCGTGCAGCCCCTTCCCACCCAGCCCCCCCCTCCGGCCCCACCACAGCATCCGGGCCCCCAGCAGCCGCCCCAGACCCGCTGGGTCGCCCCTCGCAACAGAAGCACGGCGTTCGGGCAGAGCGGGGGGACCAGCGGCGACAGTAACTCTCCCGGGAGCGCCCAGCCCAGCGCCACCCCGAGCCCGGAGTCCCACCCCGTcctagaaaaactgaaagccgCCCACAGCTACAACCCCAAGGAGTTTGACTGGAACCTGAAGAGCGGCCGCGTGTTCATCATCAAGAGCTACTCGGAGGATGACGTGCACCGCTCCATCAAGTACTCCCTCTGGTGCAGCACGGAGCACGGCAACCGGCGCCTGGACAGCGCCTTCCGCGCCCTCGGCAGCAAGGGGCCCGTCTACCTGCTCTTCAGCGTCAATGGCAGCGGCCACTTCTGCGGGGTGGCTGAGATGAAGTCACCCGTGGACTACGGCACCAGCGCCGGGGTCTGGTCCCAGGACAAGTGGAAGGGCAAGTTCGACGTGAAGTGGATCTTCGTCAAGGACGTGCCCAACAACCAGCTCCGGCACATCCGGCTGGAGAACAATGACAACAAGCCGGTCACCAACTCCCGTGACACCCAGGAGGTGCCCCTGGAGAAGGCGAAGCAAGTGCTGAAGATCATCGCCTCGTACAAGCACACCACCTCCATCTTCGACGACTTCTCGCACTACGAGAAGcgccaggaggaggaggaggtggtgcgCAAGGTGAGTCTGGGTCCCGGGGGTGCGGTGGGTCGCTGGCAGGGGCGGGGGACGTCTGAGTGGTCGCCACCCCGGAACCCGGGGTCCTTTTCCAGTTGTTAAGAAACACTGGTGCACACACTCTTGTAAAGGGCCTGCGGGTGACTTGctccttttctctttgtgaattatggtgtTTTCTAGAACAGTGCTTCCTAGTCTCTGTCCAGCCAGGAACACTTAGAAATACTGTTCTGTGGCCCCGGGGTGGACAGGTGGGGCCGCTGGGGCGGATACCCCACCGAGGGCCTCGCTGGGCGTTGCCCTCAGCAGTGGGGACGCTCTGGTCTAGGGGTCGCTGCTTGCTTCTCTCTCGAAAACCCAACATCCTGCAGTTTTTGGAAACCTGAGTTTGCTCGTCTAGAGAGtagaagggcaggggagggggaggttggAATGCAGGCAGTTCATAACTGAAATGTGTGCATCTAGAGTCACAGTGAAAACCCTTGGGTGGGTCTCTGAGTGAGTCCCAACCTCCTGTGACAGCCCACGGAATGAGTCTGCTCTGTAGGAGATCAGGGCTCAGAGGCCTGTCAGTTGGCccagaaatgggaaaaataaggaCATTGTGACACACTTGGCAAAGCACTTCGTTCAAGAGAGTTCGTCCTGAGATTCTTCCTGCTTTTTTGGtgttaaaatgttctttctttcatgaaatgTCAGTTGATAATAGGTGGGTTTTCAACCCCTGTTTGGTCCTCTgtagtaccaaaaaaaaaaaaaagcgttacCCATCTGGGAAGTTCAGTGTCCTGAGTGTTTTCCGGCAGAAAGGCTTGTAAATGGGATGTACAGAGAACCCAGTGCCGGTAGCGGTTTTAAAGTTGTACAAAACTAACAGCTCACAGTTTGCAAAACTTTGAAAGCAGGTTGGTCCCACTCTCACTCTTGGGCGGAAAGGAGAAGGGCTTATTTCCAGTTACTGCGAAATTGGGTATAAAATGAAACACCAAATTGCTGGATTTGCAGGGACAGGACGGAGATCCCCTGGTGACTGGGCGCCGGCTCTGCGTGTGTGGCGTCTTAGGTGCTGTGGCCCTGGGTTCTGCTGGTTGTGATGAGCTGAGGGGTAAACTTCTGCCCCGCCCTGGTGGGTGTTTGAAGGTGCTGGTGACCTAGAACTTGCCTCGTGATGGAGCTGGCACGTCGGGAACGGGCGGAGGAAGGAGCAGCCCTCCCTCAGACCCTCGGGGCCCGAGGCTTCCAGGTGTTACTGTAGTGGGCTCGGCCCGGTGTCCTCTGTCGCCCGGTGTCCTCTGTCGCCTGATGTCCTCTGCCACTGGGCTACGCTGTGAGGCTTCCCTGggctgctcccccctccccctggggcAGCGAATGCTCCAGAAGCAGGTGAGCGCCTGCGAGGAAAGGTGCGCGGGCCAGCTGGGCTGAAAGCCTTTGTCCACAGGGGTCAGCGTTCCATTAATCCATGTCTGGAAGCCCGACCTCTTGCTGTCCTGGTGGCCTCTCTCGAGCTCGCTGGACTGTAGAGGAGTGGAGGTGGGTCTCAACTTTGCCCCAGAAACTTCCACCAGGACGCTTGTCTTCAGGGTTCATTCTGGAGTCGGCAGCTGGCGCTGCTTTCCATGCAGGAGTTGGGTGTGTCCTTAAGAAAGACGGGTACTGAGATGAGGTTGGGAGCCGCTCCCTTAAAACCCTGAGCTTGCTGGCGAGGCCACCGTCACCAAGAAGGCCGCCCTGGAGACTTTCAAGAAGTCCTTTTGTTGATCAGCTGGAGTTTGACTCCATTGCTTTGAAATGATCCTGATGCTTAGAAACGCGTTGTGTTGAAGGTAGGATGCACTTGCCCTTCCGCAGGAGTGCTGGCGGTCCTGCACCTCAGCCGTCCATCTGAAAGCCAGCTGGCTCCTTAGGGAAGCACCAAGTCTTGTGGCAGCTGGGTCAGACCCAGCCCTGCAGGCCTCTGGGTGTTAAATGTAGAAACAGCCACTGCTTAGGGCACTTAAAATAGTGTAGGTTTTAAATGACAGAGTCAAGCTGAAGAGTCCCTCATACGACTGGCCTGGCCACGGTCCAGGGTCAGCTCTGCACAGGCACGGCAACTCAGTGGAAAACCGGGCAGAGACAGGGTTAGAAGTGCGCCTCCTCTGTTGGGTTTGCTGTGAGAAGAGGCTGTTCACAGTCTCAGGGGTGGTGGTCCTTGTAGTGGTTGAAGGGAGTCGGGGCTTTGGGAGGTGCCCACCCTTGTCGGCACCACTCCAGCCGCAGCCACTTTGAACTCCAAAGAGGCTTGCATTGCTCTCCAGGAGGGGCGGTAGCTGTGCTCTTCCTCGGAGGATGCAGAACACAGAGTTCCTGATCCTTCCAGTTCAGAGTTCAGGGTCGGGAGGCAGTGTTAATTCTTGGAGCTGCGgccatccacccacccagcccGGCTCACCCACATGCTCTGGGGCTTTTCAGGACGGTGAGACGGTTTGAAAAGCACCGCAGGTGCCCTGCCCTGGTGACGGCACGGAGGATGTGGGGGAGTCGGCGTCTTATGAACCTGAAGACACACGCGGTCTGTTTCTAGCAAAAGAGAGGGTTTTGcttgtgttgtacattacatgTGTAGTGATCCCGAATGTTTGGGCATTGCGTCATCGACCAGCCCCTGTCCAGCAGTGTCCATTACCAGCTTCATCCTGCTTGgggggggcagcaggagggggaCTGTTCCATGTCTCAGCTGAATCGTAAGTAGAGGCCTAGATGGCTTCCGGCAGGCAGGCAGCCGTGGGGAGGGACTGAGCTGCGGGTCACAGGCTTGTCACACGCTTTGGGAAAGGTGATCCTCTTGGTGGGAGGAAATAAACTGGCCAGGGGAGTCTTCCCTGCGCGGGTGGCCACCACGTCAGGCGGTTATTAGGCGTCCATTCCGTGTGGCCAGGACCCCGAAGCTTGGAACTGTCTTGGGCGGTGGCCCCTGCAGGGAGCCGGGTCCAGATCTGGCCACAGCACCTCGACCTGGAGGGAATTTGTCTGCGCGGCATGTTCGCTCGCTGTGTTaagctgcttttctctttttacagGAGCGGCAGAATCGAAACAAGCAGTGAGGACGAAGCAGGTTCTGTACCGTCAGACGTGGGGCTGGCGC includes:
- the YTHDF1 gene encoding YTH domain-containing family protein 1 — its product is MSATSVDPQRTKGQDNKVQNGSLHQKDTVHDNDFEPYLSGQSNQSNSYPSMADPYLSSYYPPSIGFPYSLNEAPWSTGGDPPIPYLTTYGQLSNGDHHFMHDAVFGQPGGLGNSIYQHRFNFFPENPAFSAWGASGSQGQQAQSSAYGNSYTYPPSSLGGTIVDGQTGFHSDTLNKAPGMNSLEQGMVGLKIGDVTTSAVKTVGSVVSSVAMTGILSGSGGTNVTMPVSKPTSWAAIASKPAKLQPKMKAKSGPAVGGVLPPPPIKHNMDIGTWDNKGPMPKAPAPQPQPAPQAAPQPQPAVQPLPTQPPPPAPPQHPGPQQPPQTRWVAPRNRSTAFGQSGGTSGDSNSPGSAQPSATPSPESHPVLEKLKAAHSYNPKEFDWNLKSGRVFIIKSYSEDDVHRSIKYSLWCSTEHGNRRLDSAFRALGSKGPVYLLFSVNGSGHFCGVAEMKSPVDYGTSAGVWSQDKWKGKFDVKWIFVKDVPNNQLRHIRLENNDNKPVTNSRDTQEVPLEKAKQVLKIIASYKHTTSIFDDFSHYEKRQEEEEVVRKERQNRNKQ